The Vicia villosa cultivar HV-30 ecotype Madison, WI linkage group LG1, Vvil1.0, whole genome shotgun sequence genome includes a region encoding these proteins:
- the LOC131607659 gene encoding mitogen-activated protein kinase kinase kinase 20-like has protein sequence MDWIRGESVGRGSFATVNLVLPKGSSNSTLFPSPTAVKTSEVSTSYSLKNERHVLDRLGSCQQIIRCFGDDYTFENGEKYYNLFLEYASAGTLADQVKFHGGRIPEQNIRGYTRSIVEGLHHIHSNGFVHCDIKLQNILVFDDGEIKIADFGLAKKSGEEQSRFECRGTPLFMSPESVNHGEHESPADVWALGCAVVEMVTGKPVWNLEKDSNMWSLMLRIGAGEESPMIPEDLSKEGKDFVEKCLVKDPRKRWTAEMLLNHPFIEEVKNVNEPSPRNHFDFNDWVSSVSDSTPSSPESEESCQWNYDSCSFSGGNRLRQLVTVEVPVSWSETDSWISVR, from the coding sequence ATGGATTGGATACGAGGAGAATCAGTTGGGAGAGGAAGCTTTGCAACTGTTAATCTAGTCTTACCCAAAGGAAGTTCAAATTCCACTCTTTTTCCTTCTCCGACAGCTGTTAAAACCTCCGAGGTTTCAACCTCGTATTCCCTCAAAAACGAGAGACATGTTCTCGATCGTTTAGGTTCTTGTCAACAAATCATTCGTTGTTTCGGAGATGATTACACCTTCGAGAATGGCGAAAAGTATTACAATTTATTTCTCGAGTATGCTTCCGCCGGTACTCTCGCCGATCAAGTTAAATTCCACGGTGGCCGGATTCCGGAACAGAATATTCGCGGTTACACCAGGTCAATTGTTGAAGGTCTTCACCATATTCACAGCAATGGATTCGTTCATTGCGATATTAAGCTTCAAAACATTCTGGTATTCGATGACGGTGAAATCAAAATCGCTGATTTTGGTCTTGCGAAAAAATCAGGGGAAGAACAGAGTAGGTTCGAATGCAGGGGAACTCCACTTTTTATGTCGCCGGAATCAGTTAACCACGGGGAGCATGAGTCGCCGGCGGATGTTTGGGCACTTGGATGTGCGGTGGTGGAGATGGTGACAGGAAAACCAGTTTGGAATTTGGAGAAAGATTCAAATATGTGGTCGTTGATGCTTCGAATTGGTGCCGGAGAAGAATCACCGATGATACCCGAAGATTtatcaaaagaaggaaaagatTTTGTTGAGAAATGTTTAGTTAAGGATCCAAGAAAGAGATGGACGGCTGAGATGCTTTTGAATCATCCTTTCATTGAAGAAGTGAAGAATGTTAACGAACCATCACCAAGAAATCATTTTGATTTCAATGATTGGGTTTCTAGTGTTAGTGATTCGACTCCAAGTTCGCCGGAATCTGAAGAGTCGTGTCAATGGAATTATGATTCTTGTTCTTTTTCCGGCGGGAATCGGCTCCGGCAGCTTGTGACGGTTGAAGTGCCAGTGAGTTGGTCGGAAACAGATAGTTGGATTAGTGTTAGGTGA
- the LOC131644078 gene encoding uncharacterized protein LOC131644078, with product MDICNKEDKRDAGRFAVMMEVLWKNRNNVVWNNDRGDISRLGLQAYFNWHDWFAAREVQDIPNGVQIPLTWSPPAVGWIKYNTDAGFNTSHNSTNKGWCFRNNIGSFITAGIAWDVGTMSIVEAEALALKEAMQHAISLNMECVIFESESQVVVQAVNSNDTGCSELSFIFLSIKRLLVSFPNFGVKFVKRQVNMVAHSLTKAVNS from the coding sequence ATGGACATTTGTAATAAAGAGGATAAGAGGGATGCCGGAAGATTTGCTGTAATGATGGAGGTGCTTTGGAAGAACCGTAATAATGTTGTGTGGAATAATGATAGAGGGGACATATCTAGGTTAGGTTTGCAAGCCTATTTTAATTGGCATGATTGGTTTGCTGCTCGTGAGGTTCAAGATATTCCTAATGGTGTTCAGATCCCCTTAACCTGGAGCCCACCGGCGGTGGGTTGGATAAAATACAATACGGATGCAGGGTTTAATACCTCTCATAATTCTACTAACAAGGGTTGGTGCTTCCGAAATAATATTGGAAGTTTCATTACTGCAGGTATTGCTTGGGATGTCGGCACTATGTCCATAGTCGAAGCGGAAGCCTTGGCTTTGAAAGAAGCGATGCAACATGCTATTAGTTTAAATATGGAGTGTGTGATTTTTGAAAGTGAGTCTCAGGTGGTGGTTCAAGCAGTCAACTCTAATGATACAGGTTGTTCCGAgttaagttttatttttctttctattaAGCGGTTGTTAGTTTCTTTTCCTAATTTTGGGGTGAAGTTTGTAAAACGCCAAGTGAATATGGTTGCCCACTCGTTAACGAAGGCGGTCAATTCTTAG
- the LOC131644088 gene encoding uncharacterized protein LOC131644088, with product MALKIDISKAYDRVDWGFLKGMLSKLGFADRWIHWVMMCVISVNYSVLVNSDRVGPILPGRGLRANIEEVSHLMEILTIYANASGQEINLTKSEVFFSRNLSIPAQEDIAKIMGVRHVFGTGTYLGLPSMIGRRKKETFAFIKDRIWKRINSWRGRSLSKAGKEVMIKSVLQSIPSYIMSVFIIPDGVVKDIEKMLNSFWSGGGSNNKGIRWMAWDKLSCPKKDGGMGFRDFRAFNAKLGNNPSFVWRSLWKAKDVLLLGCRWRIGDGRCIKWDAHVVNSLLDHVVAGEILKVPLLEKVDTGGMVWKEERNGEYNDRSGYRLWMTVQIHQVDKRVEGNWNRLWNIMAPPRAKHLLWRICRGCLPTRIRLRQHYVQCLAMCQTCEREDEEG from the exons ATGGCTCTGAAGATCGACATTAGTAAGGCATATGACAGGGTGGATTGGGGTTTTCTGAAGGGTATGCTCAGCAAGTTGGGTTTTGCGGATAGATGGATCCACTGGGTGATGATGTGTGTGATATCGGTGAATTATTCGGTCCTAGTAAATTCAGATAGAGTTGGTCCAATTCTACCAGGTAGAGGATTGAG ggCTAACATTGAGGAGGTGTCTCACCTTATGGAGATTCTCACGATCTATGCTAATGCATCAGGGCAAGAGATTAATTTAACCAAGTCGGAGGTGTTCTTCAGTCGTAATCTTAGTATTCCGGCCCAAGAGGATATTGCTAAAATCATGGGTGTCCGTCATGTGTTTGGGACGGGTACTTATTTGGGATTGCCGTCGATGATTGGTAGACGTAAAAAGGAGACTTTTGCATTTATTAAGGACCGTATTTGGAAAAGGATCAATTCTTGGAGAGGTAGATCTCTATCTAAGGCTGGTAAGGAGGTGATGATTAAGTCAGTGCTGCAGTCTATTCCATCTTATATTATGAGTGTGTTTATTATTCCAGATGGGGTGGTGAaggatattgagaagatgttgaaTTCCTTTTGGTCGGGGGGAGGTAGCAACAATAAGGGTATTCGTTGGATGGCTTGGGATAAATTGTCTTGCCCTAAGAAGGATGGTGGTATGGGTTTTAGGGATTTTCGTGCTTTTAAT GCCAAACTAGGTAATAATCCAAGTTTTGTTTGGAGAAGCCTTTGGAAAGCTAAAGATGTGTTACTTCTGGGTTGTAGGTGGAGGATTGGTGATGGTAGATGCATTAAG TGGGATGCACATGTTGTTAACTCCTTGCTTGATCATGTAGTGGCAGGTGAAATCCTAAAAGTACCTTTGTTGGAGAAAGTTGATACGGGTGGGATGGTGTGGAAGGAGGAAAGAAATGGTGAGTATAATGATCGATCGGGATATAGGCTGTGGATGACTGTTCAGATACACCAGGTGGATAAAAGAGTAGAGGGTAATTGGAATAGATTATGGAACATTATGGCACCTCCTAGAGCCAAGCACCTATTATGGAGGATTTGTAGGGGTTGTTTGCCGACCCGTATTAGACTCCGACAACACTATGTTCAGTGTCTGGCTATGTGTCAGACTTGTGAGAGGGAGGATGAAGAGGGTTGA